tcctggggtccatttccaacctgattttcccagtctacctgcatagccaccgtagcattacatttttgacacgccaattttatctcctgattcaacttgcaccctatgtcgaggctacttttTGGGGgactatagataactcccattagggtctttttacccttacaatttctcatttctcatgtttgactaatcttctggaattctttgaggatgtaactaggaaaattgacaggggagagccggtggatgtggtgtactttgattttcagaaagcctttgacaaggttccacataggagattagtgggcaaaattagagcacatggtattggaggtagggtactgacatggatagaaaattggttgacagacagaaagcaaagagtggggataaatgggtccctttcagaatggcaggcagtaactagtggggtaccgcaaggctcggtgctgggaccgcagctatttacaatatacattaatgacttggatgaagggattaaaagtaccattagcaaatttgcagatgatacaaagctgggtggtagtgtgaactgtgaggaagatgctatgaggttgcagggtgacttggacaggttgtgtgagtgggcggatgcatggcagatgcagtgtaatgtggataagtgtgaggttatccactttggcggtaagaataggaaggcagagtattatctgaatggtgtcaagttaggaaaaggggacgtacaacaagatctgggtgtcctagtgcatcagtcactgaaaggaagcatgcaggtacagcaggcagtgaagaaagccaatggaatgttggccttcataacaagaggagttgagtacaggagcaaagaggtccttctgcacttgtacagggccctagtaagaccgcacctggtgtactgtgtgcagttttggtttccaaatttgaggaaggatattcttgctattgagggcgtgcagcgtaggtttactaggttaattccctgaatggcgggactgtcatatgttgaaagactggagcgactaggcttatatacactggaatttagaaggatgagaggagatcttatcgaaacatataagattattatggagttggacacgttagaggcaggaaacatgttcccaatgtccagaacaaggggccacagtttaagaataaggggtaggccatttagaactgagatgaggaaaaacattttcagtcagagagttgtgaatctgtggaattctctgcctcagaaggcagtggtggccaattctctgaatgcattcaagagagagctagatagagctcttaaggatagcagagtcagggggtatggggagaaggcaggaacggggcactgattgagaatgatcagccatgatcacatcgaatggcggtgctggctcgaagggccgaatggcctcctcctgcacctattgtctattgtctatgtctgtgGTGTGAAGGAATGCTCTTTGCTTGCCTGAATGAGTTAAATTGCAACAAAATAAATTTGACACCATTAAGACCAAAGCAGCCTGCCGAATTGGCACCTCATCCATCACCCTAAACATTCTATCCTTGACAAGTACTGTGGCGAAATTGTGTACTGTCTACAAAATGCTTTGCAGTTATTCATCCAGTTGCTCCAACAGCAGCATCCAAACCCACAATTTCTATCTGTAACAAGGACATGAGCTTCAGGCATTTGGGAACATTACCACTTGTataaaaaaggaaaatgttgaaaacacgtttggcagcatttgtggaataaGGTTGAATTAACATTTTAGTACTGGAACCCTCTGTCATAACTGAGGGCAGCGCAGTGGTAcatttgctgcattacagtgccagagacctgggttcaatcctgactatgggtcctaaCGAGtaggcacgttctccctgtgaccacgtaggttttcttctggtgctccaatttcctcccacattccaaagacacatggGTTTGTACTttcattggcttctataaattccctagagtgtaggatagaactggtgtatgcttggcgtgaacttggtgggccgaagggcccatttccactctaaactaaatttctttAACTTATTTTAATCATCGTGTATATGCCCAAGCCATGCATCATCCTGATTTATATTGCCGTTCCATCATTCTCATTGGAACTTCCCAACAGTGGGATTACATTCCACAGAAGGACTATAACAGTTGAAGAAGGTGGATAACTGCTAAATATTTAAAGGTATTtaggaatagacaataaataatgGCTTCCCAAAGATGTATTCATCATGAATAATGAATACATTTAAATTAACTGGAGCAATAATCATGTTTTCAGAGCTGCTGCAAATTTATGCCTTAGTATTCCATGCCGCCATAGAAATGTAGCAGTATTTAAGATGTCTTaaagatatttatttttattttatgtcaTTTAAGCTAGTAAGTATAAAACTTGTTTTTTTCCCAAGGCGGTCTTTTGGCATGTCTTATTCTCCATCTCATCTTTGGAAACCACCAAGTAGATGTTCCAGTATAAGCAGTTTGGTCAGCAACTATGCACAAGTGAGTACCAAAACTATGCATTGATGTCTGTGCGCTTCACAGATAGGATCAATTAAGTGGCAAGTAGTGATAACTGCAGGACTATTAAAAACTTGTTGGGAAAGTCTATTGGATAATCCTTAGCTGTACAGACCTTGTCTTGCAGAAGGAAGAGTAAAACAAAATGTTGTAGCTATTGTAGCTATTTATTCATATATGCTTTACATTATTTTACAGCCCCCAGAAAGTCTTACAAATCTAGAAATAAACAGTTCATTAACAGCTGAGGAACTGGAAACACTTGATGAGCTACGTAATGAACTAGATCATTCTGatgtaaaacaaaaagagatgcaaGAAAAGATCCAACAGATTGAACTGGATAAGGATGAATTACAGAAGGCGATATTGTTACATGAGCAAGCAATACAGGATATGAGGAAATCATCAGCTGGTACAATGGAGGAGAACCTCATGCTAAAAAAGACAGTGGAAGAGTTGAGCCAGCAGCGTGAAGACTTTGCTCAACGCAATGTGGAAAAACTTCCAAAATCTCTGCAGATGTTAGAAGTTGAAAAACATGAGGCACTTCAGGCAACGGTTACAGAGTTAGAGACATGTAGTAAACACTACACAGTACAGCTGCAGTCATTAACACAAGAAATTGAAAGGATCAGGTCATCAGAAGGTATAAAGGATACTGATTTTGAAGAACTTCAAACCAAGCTAATCACAGCAGAACAGAAGAACATAGAGCTGGTAGAAAGGATAGAAAATATTTTTTCTGGAAAGGAACAACTGACAGCAACCCACAATGATTCAGCACAGAAAATCCATGAAGCTATTGACAAATTCAATGATGCTGAGGTAGAAGAAATTGGAATCCCCAGGTTAAATAGTATGCAGCAACTGCAGCTGGTAACATTAACAAATGATTTGAAATCAAAAGACTCAGTAAAAGATGAGCTTGAATTGAAGTTGAAAGAGACAACTTTGAAATTAGAGGAAAAGAGTATTATGCTTGTAAGGAAAGATGAAGAGCTGGAATCTTATCTGATTAAATGTAGAGAAATAGAGAGTGTACAAGAAAGCGATACAACTGAACTTGAATCAATGGAGAAGGTAATTCAGGAATTAAAAAATGAGAAATATGAGACACAAATAAAATGTAAATtcttagaagaacaaataaataGTCTTTCTAGCCAGCTTCCGACAAAGGAATTCGAGCTGACTGCTGCGAATAATGAGGCAAAAGATCACCAGGAGGATAGAAATAAGCTTCTCTGTGAGAACAATGATCTAAGAAAAAAATGGCATGATTTAGAAGAACCTTTAGCTGATGGTCAAAGTAGAGCAGAAAATATTCAGGGTGAGCATCAAAAACTTGACATTGAGAAGAAGAAACTTGAAGATATCGTGGAGAAAAATGCTGAAAAAGAAGTGGAGAAAACGTGTTTATTCCTTGAAGCTGAGATAGATAGACTAATACCATCTGAGAAACAGTTGCAAGACCAGGTAGCTGATGCCAAGATTCCAGGGGATGAAAAAGAGAAAAAGCTACTGGAAGAAAATGAACAATTAAATGAGAAATTACAAAATGCTCTCCAGCAGTTTAAAAAAGCAGAGGCAAAACTGAAAGAAAGTCAGTCTGAATTTGAAGAGCTGAAACAAGGAGAAATTAAGTTGAATGACTGCTTACTACATCTCCGTAGAGATTTGCACATCAAGGAAGAAGTGATTTCAGACCTGCAGAATGAGGTGTTAAAGTCACAGCAGAATGAAAATACTCCTATTTCTCTTGTAGAAAGTAATTTGCTAAAACAGTTCTCAGAGAGCATTGAAAAATATCAGGCAAAAATGGAAAGCCTAGAAAAAGAAAAGTTGACTCTTGAGAACAACTTTCAGCAACAGACTCAACTAACAGAGAATCTAGTAGCTGAGAAAAATGAATTATTGAATACAGAGCCAACAGAGAGAGACCTAAATGAGAAAGAAATGGAGAAAGTAAATGTGGGAGTAGTTACTACGAGAGATCAGGTTGAAGTCAAGCATAGTGAAGTGTCCAGGTTAGAAGAAGAGGTTGAAGAATTAAAGTCAAAGCTTAAATATGCCATTGAGGAAAAAGAAAGTATACACAGTAATCTAAATCTTGCAGTATCCTCCAAAGAGGAATACAGAACCCTGGTTCATAATCTGAAAGAACAGATAGAGTCAATTAACAGGGATCATGCTGAGAAACTGTTGCTGTTAAAGGAGAAAAAAGATTATcttaaaaaagagagagacaatCTAGCACAACACGTCATTGAACTTGAAGAACAGCTTGTGATTTTTAAAGAAGAATCATCTCAACAAAAAGAGCAGAATGAAAAATTAAAGTCTGAGAATGCTGAGACCAAAGATCTGCTCAATCGGGCAAACACTGAAATGGCAGAATTTGGCATGCAGATTTGTACACTAAGTGCAGAAAAAAATGCCACTGAGCAGAAATATAATGATATTTGTCAACAGCAGACAGCATCTTTTGAGGAGATGAAATTGGAACAAAACCAACTATATGTTAATGTTTCGACACTCAAGAATGTGAATGAACATCTCCAAGAGGAGTTGAAGAGATCAGAAGATTTGGCAACAACTGTAAAAGAGCTGCGGAGAAAGCTAGTGAAAACACAACATCAAGCAGAGAGTTTTCAAGAGACTGCAAAGGAAGAGGTGTCTGCagtcaaatttcagatgagtggaGAGGTGATGGATTACCAGAATAAATTAaaggtaattttttttttgctgttaaCCGGTGTTTGTTAATTGCAGTGGTAGGCTTTGCATtagtttcaccaaggagaagaacTTGGAGGAAAGTGAGATCAGCGCAGGATATACTAATATGTCAGAGCAGTTGAGCTCAAGAAGGTGTTGTTGGGTCATTGGAAGGGTACTATGGTGGATAAATTCCGAGGGACTGATGTAATCtattccaggttattgagagaggcaagataggAGATTGCAGGGCCCTTGATGAAGAATTTAGTATCCTCTCTTGTCATTGGCGAGGTCCCGCAGACGTGGAGAGTATGCAATGTTATTTGTTTATTAGATAggaacataattaggccattcagcccatcaagtctgatctaccattcattcatggctgacctatctttccctctcaaccccattctcctaccttctccccacaactttgacattcgtactaatcaagaacctgtcaacctctgctttaaaaatactcaaagtcttggcatccacagccatctgtggcaatgaattccacagattcgccacattctagctaaaggaattcctcctcatctcctttctaaaggtatatccttttattctgcagctgtgctctctagtcttagactctcgcttgtggaaacatcttctccacatccacgctattagGTTTTGTTCAccgccctctggttaaagaa
This portion of the Rhinoraja longicauda isolate Sanriku21f chromosome 2, sRhiLon1.1, whole genome shotgun sequence genome encodes:
- the fyco1a gene encoding FYVE and coiled-coil domain-containing protein 1 isoform X3, whose translation is MNIKVTSDWYYARSPLLKSHLVSDIVIHLYELNEVQFDLASRGHDLDATWPSFARRSFGMSYSPSHLWKPPSRCSSISSLVSNYAQPPESLTNLEINSSLTAEELETLDELRNELDHSDVKQKEMQEKIQQIELDKDELQKAILLHEQAIQDMRKSSAGTMEENLMLKKTVEELSQQREDFAQRNVEKLPKSLQMLEVEKHEALQATVTELETCSKHYTVQLQSLTQEIERIRSSEGIKDTDFEELQTKLITAEQKNIELVERIENIFSGKEQLTATHNDSAQKIHEAIDKFNDAEVEEIGIPRLNSMQQLQLVTLTNDLKSKDSVKDELELKLKETTLKLEEKSIMLVRKDEELESYLIKCREIESVQESDTTELESMEKVIQELKNEKYETQIKCKFLEEQINSLSSQLPTKEFELTAANNEAKDHQEDRNKLLCENNDLRKKWHDLEEPLADGQSRAENIQGEHQKLDIEKKKLEDIVEKNAEKEVEKTCLFLEAEIDRLIPSEKQLQDQVADAKIPGDEKEKKLLEENEQLNEKLQNALQQFKKAEAKLKESQSEFEELKQGEIKLNDCLLHLRRDLHIKEEVISDLQNEVLKSQQNENTPISLVESNLLKQFSESIEKYQAKMESLEKEKLTLENNFQQQTQLTENLVAEKNELLNTEPTERDLNEKEMEKVNVGVVTTRDQVEVKHSEVSRLEEEVEELKSKLKYAIEEKESIHSNLNLAVSSKEEYRTLVHNLKEQIESINRDHAEKLLLLKEKKDYLKKERDNLAQHVIELEEQLVIFKEESSQQKEQNEKLKSENAETKDLLNRANTEMAEFGMQICTLSAEKNATEQKYNDICQQQTASFEEMKLEQNQLYVNVSTLKNVNEHLQEELKRSEDLATTVKELRRKLVKTQHQAESFQETAKEEVSAVKFQMSGEVMDYQNKLKTVSEELEAVKKDCNECQSQIVSMDKQLVDLQDLSNKLNEQLEEKAQIIVDSQLLRNKEQEKLKTLSENFISTQQELEVVKKEQEEYKQHLEEMQVEMRRNEQKLLAEVDDLNRTKEFLEERLIELIKDKDALWQKSDALEFEQKLRTEARWLGDREVNYCLDCHSQFTWLLRRHHCRLCGRIFCYYCSNNFVLTKHSGKRERCCRACYAEHSAVVQRFNDPGSDATNSPDESPSPSISERQSVSNPDSFTKPDDATFDIITDEELNEIEDNDCSLESTNQSSSTLPEPELRDASSLSPASDIPSVEGPRMPTEDESSQPMQDAEINLLKSGEIALKIPLTVDAIRQFGNNIRELFIKSSCYSLIPITVEECGLTISWVFSSDPKSISFSVVYQESEETSYQQCKVLIPLTRCNSHKETIQGQMKARNPGQYLLIFDNSFSRFTSKKVFYRLTVEKPVIYDGSDVSEP
- the fyco1a gene encoding FYVE and coiled-coil domain-containing protein 1 isoform X2, with the translated sequence MAVSVGENQIQRIIRDLKDAIAELNREYKENGEPISDDSTNLQKCCLKLEYLLQFDQKEKTSFLGNKRDYWDFFCSCLAKVKGANDGIRFVRTIPELKTSLGKGRAFIRYSLVHQRLADTIQQCLMNIKVTSDWYYARSPLLKSHLVSDIVIHLYELNEVQFDLASRGHDLDATWPSFARRSFGMSYSPSHLWKPPSRCSSISSLVSNYAQPPESLTNLEINSSLTAEELETLDELRNELDHSDVKQKEMQEKIQQIELDKDELQKAILLHEQAIQDMRKSSAGTMEENLMLKKTVEELSQQREDFAQRNVEKLPKSLQMLEVEKHEALQATVTELETCSKHYTVQLQSLTQEIERIRSSEGIKDTDFEELQTKLITAEQKNIELVERIENIFSGKEQLTATHNDSAQKIHEAIDKFNDAEVEEIGIPRLNSMQQLQLVTLTNDLKSKDSVKDELELKLKETTLKLEEKSIMLVRKDEELESYLIKCREIESVQESDTTELESMEKVIQELKNEKYETQIKCKFLEEQINSLSSQLPTKEFELTAANNEAKDHQEDRNKLLCENNDLRKKWHDLEEPLADGQSRAENIQGEHQKLDIEKKKLEDIVEKNAEKEVEKTCLFLEAEIDRLIPSEKQLQDQVADAKIPGDEKEKKLLEENEQLNEKLQNALQQFKKAEAKLKESQSEFEELKQGEIKLNDCLLHLRRDLHIKEEVISDLQNEVLKSQQNENTPISLVESNLLKQFSESIEKYQAKMESLEKEKLTLENNFQQQTQLTENLVAEKNELLNTEPTERDLNEKEMEKVNVGVVTTRDQVEVKHSEVSRLEEEVEELKSKLKYAIEEKESIHSNLNLAVSSKEEYRTLVHNLKEQIESINRDHAEKLLLLKEKKDYLKKERDNLAQHVIELEEQLVIFKEESSQQKEQNEKLKSENAETKDLLNRANTEMAEFGMQICTLSAEKNATEQKYNDICQQQTASFEEMKLEQNQLYVNVSTLKNVNEHLQEELKRSEDLATTVKELRRKLVKTQHQAESFQETAKEEVSAVKFQMSGEVMDYQNKLKDLSNKLNEQLEEKAQIIVDSQLLRNKEQEKLKTLSENFISTQQELEVVKKEQEEYKQHLEEMQVEMRRNEQKLLAEVDDLNRTKEFLEERLIELIKDKDALWQKSDALEFEQKLRTEARWLGDREVNYCLDCHSQFTWLLRRHHCRLCGRIFCYYCSNNFVLTKHSGKRERCCRACYAEHSAVVQRFNDPGSDATNSPDESPSPSISERQSVSNPDSFTKPDDATFDIITDEELNEIEDNDCSLESTNQSSSTLPEPELRDASSLSPASDIPSVEGPRMPTEDESSQPMQDAEINLLKSGEIALKIPLTVDAIRQFGNNIRELFIKSSCYSLIPITVEECGLTISWVFSSDPKSISFSVVYQESEETSYQQCKVLIPLTRCNSHKETIQGQMKARNPGQYLLIFDNSFSRFTSKKVFYRLTVEKPVIYDGSDVSEP
- the fyco1a gene encoding FYVE and coiled-coil domain-containing protein 1 isoform X1, translating into MAVSVGENQIQRIIRDLKDAIAELNREYKENGEPISDDSTNLQKCCLKLEYLLQFDQKEKTSFLGNKRDYWDFFCSCLAKVKGANDGIRFVRTIPELKTSLGKGRAFIRYSLVHQRLADTIQQCLMNIKVTSDWYYARSPLLKSHLVSDIVIHLYELNEVQFDLASRGHDLDATWPSFARRSFGMSYSPSHLWKPPSRCSSISSLVSNYAQPPESLTNLEINSSLTAEELETLDELRNELDHSDVKQKEMQEKIQQIELDKDELQKAILLHEQAIQDMRKSSAGTMEENLMLKKTVEELSQQREDFAQRNVEKLPKSLQMLEVEKHEALQATVTELETCSKHYTVQLQSLTQEIERIRSSEGIKDTDFEELQTKLITAEQKNIELVERIENIFSGKEQLTATHNDSAQKIHEAIDKFNDAEVEEIGIPRLNSMQQLQLVTLTNDLKSKDSVKDELELKLKETTLKLEEKSIMLVRKDEELESYLIKCREIESVQESDTTELESMEKVIQELKNEKYETQIKCKFLEEQINSLSSQLPTKEFELTAANNEAKDHQEDRNKLLCENNDLRKKWHDLEEPLADGQSRAENIQGEHQKLDIEKKKLEDIVEKNAEKEVEKTCLFLEAEIDRLIPSEKQLQDQVADAKIPGDEKEKKLLEENEQLNEKLQNALQQFKKAEAKLKESQSEFEELKQGEIKLNDCLLHLRRDLHIKEEVISDLQNEVLKSQQNENTPISLVESNLLKQFSESIEKYQAKMESLEKEKLTLENNFQQQTQLTENLVAEKNELLNTEPTERDLNEKEMEKVNVGVVTTRDQVEVKHSEVSRLEEEVEELKSKLKYAIEEKESIHSNLNLAVSSKEEYRTLVHNLKEQIESINRDHAEKLLLLKEKKDYLKKERDNLAQHVIELEEQLVIFKEESSQQKEQNEKLKSENAETKDLLNRANTEMAEFGMQICTLSAEKNATEQKYNDICQQQTASFEEMKLEQNQLYVNVSTLKNVNEHLQEELKRSEDLATTVKELRRKLVKTQHQAESFQETAKEEVSAVKFQMSGEVMDYQNKLKTVSEELEAVKKDCNECQSQIVSMDKQLVDLQDLSNKLNEQLEEKAQIIVDSQLLRNKEQEKLKTLSENFISTQQELEVVKKEQEEYKQHLEEMQVEMRRNEQKLLAEVDDLNRTKEFLEERLIELIKDKDALWQKSDALEFEQKLRTEARWLGDREVNYCLDCHSQFTWLLRRHHCRLCGRIFCYYCSNNFVLTKHSGKRERCCRACYAEHSAVVQRFNDPGSDATNSPDESPSPSISERQSVSNPDSFTKPDDATFDIITDEELNEIEDNDCSLESTNQSSSTLPEPELRDASSLSPASDIPSVEGPRMPTEDESSQPMQDAEINLLKSGEIALKIPLTVDAIRQFGNNIRELFIKSSCYSLIPITVEECGLTISWVFSSDPKSISFSVVYQESEETSYQQCKVLIPLTRCNSHKETIQGQMKARNPGQYLLIFDNSFSRFTSKKVFYRLTVEKPVIYDGSDVSEP